The genome window ACAGCCTCAACCTGCGCGGCGGCTCCGAGAACGTCCACGCCCTGCTGCTCCTCGGCGCCCTGCTGCTGATCATCGGAGCGATCTGGCAGGCCGTCCGCAAGAAGTACGTGGCCGCCGCGATCACCTTCGTCATCGGCGCCCTGGTCTTCACCTGGTACGCGACCACCAACGAGGTCCCCAACCAGGTCGTCGCCGCCACGCCGTACGTCATCACCCTGATCGTCCTCGCGCTCTCCGCCCAACGCCTGCGCATGCCGAAGGCGGACGGACTGCCGTACCGGAAGGGCCAGGGCAAGTGACCGCCGTCCGGGCCGCCGCCGCGGACGTCGACTGGGAGAAGCTGCGGTCGGTGGCCCGGGACGCCATGTCCCGGGCGTACGCCCCGTACTCCGGCTACCCGGTCGGGGTGGCCGCCCTCGTCGACGACGGCCGAATCGTCTCCGGCTGCAACGTCGAGAACGCCAGTTACGGCCTCGGTCTGTGCGCGGAGTGCGGTCTGGTCTCGGCGCTGCAGAACAGCGGCGGCGGCCGGCTCACCCACTTCACCTGTGTGGACGGCAAGGGCGACATCCTCGTCCCGTGCGGTCGCTGCCGTCAGCTCCTCCACGAGTTCGGCGGCCCGGACCTCCTGCTGGAGACCCCGGCGGGAATCCTGCCCCTCTCGGAGATGCTGCCCCAGGCCTTCGGCCCGGACCATCTCACCAAGTGACTCCCGTGCGGCCCCTCCTGACGAACGGTCGGAGGGGCCGCACGCTTTCGGACCCTGGAAAGGAACGCCATGACCTCTCTGCCGTCTTTGTCGATGGACGCCGTCTCCGTCATCCGCACCAAGCGGGACCGCGGTGAACTCAGTGACGAGCAGATCGACTGGGTCATCGACGCGTACACCCGCGGCGAGGTCGCCGACTACCAGATGGCCGCCCTCAACATGGCGATCCTCCTCAACGGCATGGACCGCCGCGAGATCGCCCGCTGGACGGCCGCGATGATCGCCTCCGGCGAGCGCATGGACTTCTCGTCCCTGTCCCGCCCCACCGCCGACAAGCACT of Streptomyces phaeolivaceus contains these proteins:
- a CDS encoding cytidine deaminase; this encodes MTAVRAAAADVDWEKLRSVARDAMSRAYAPYSGYPVGVAALVDDGRIVSGCNVENASYGLGLCAECGLVSALQNSGGGRLTHFTCVDGKGDILVPCGRCRQLLHEFGGPDLLLETPAGILPLSEMLPQAFGPDHLTK